From the Carassius carassius chromosome 45, fCarCar2.1, whole genome shotgun sequence genome, one window contains:
- the LOC132127582 gene encoding C3a anaphylatoxin chemotactic receptor-like: protein MDDYHEILRSWMRVISLVFFYLTFILGVPGNAFVVYVAGLKMKRTVNTVGFLNLAIADLLCCLTTLFTITNTTIGYWPYGSVMCKIIPFIVIITMFASVSTLSLISLDRFTQVITPVWAQNHRSLFIARLSCVSVWILASLFSLPFMMLRETYTENNKTRCLYQSDDNSYKLHGRLTIIRFVIGFLVPLICIIICYGFIARKIDRSHFHSGRAFRIMLAVIVAFFLCWLPFHIVGLIKMYGKKSSHSVASAVYQLAVSLAYFNSCLNPILYVFMGQDFKSNVKLSLRRVFERVFSEEGAQASQSTQPQHTHSV from the coding sequence ATGGATGATTATCATGAAATTTTGAGAAGTTGGATGAGAGTGATTTCTCTGGTCTTCTTCTACCTGACCTTTATCCTCGGTGTTCCTGGAAATGCATTTGTCGTGTATGTTGCTGGATTGAAGATGAAGAGGACTGTTAATACAGTAGGGTTTCTCAATCTAGCGATTGCTGACCTCTTGTGCTGCCTTACCACTCTTTTTACCATTACCAATACCACTATTGGCTACTGGCCGTATGGATCCGTAATGTGCAAGATTATCCCCTTCATAGTAATCATCACCATGTTTGCCAGCGTTTCCACACTGAGCTTGATTAGTCTGGATCGGTTTACTCAGGTGATCACACCGGTTTGGGCTCAGAATCATCGCAGCTTGTTCATCGCACGACTGTCCTGTGTATCGGTTTGGATTCTGGCTTCACTTTTTAGTCTGCCTTTTATGATGTTAAGAGAGACTtacacagaaaataataaaacacgCTGCCTGTATCAATCTGATGACAACAGTTATAAATTGCATGGAAGGTTAACCATCATTAGATTTGTGATTGGCTTTTTGGTTCCTCTCATATGCATCATAATATGTTACGGATTCATCGCACGCAAGATAGACAGGAGTCATTTTCACTCTGGACGAGCATTTCGCATCATGTTGGCTGTAATCGTGGCCTTTTTTCTGTGCTGGCTGCCGTTTCACATAGTAGGTTTGATAAAAATGTACGGAAAGAAATCAAGTCACTCGGTGGCTTCAGCAGTGTATCAGTTGGCCGTCTCTTTGGCGTATTTCAACAGCTGTCTGAACCCCATTCTGTATGTTTTCATGGGGCAGGATTTTAAGAGCAACGTTAAACTTTCTCTGAGACGTGTTTTTGAAAGAGTTTTCTCTGAGGAGGGAGCACAAGCATCACAATCCACacagccacaacacacacactcagtgtag